Proteins found in one Patescibacteria group bacterium genomic segment:
- a CDS encoding alpha/beta fold hydrolase, which yields MKKVSFKSNGFKLVGILHSPSKSTKKAIIMAHGLKVDKDEGGIFIRTANKLTQLGVAVFRFDFRGCGESEGKFADRTIRSDIQDLANAFGFMEYEGYQKFSLLGASWGGGIGVLFLKDNPKFIKSLVLWNPALDYKSGINKLIIPYLKRKIIEMIKKRTFKIKAEKFDFNKKLVIQMIKYKPYQALRQISCPTLIIHGDKDEKVPLEDSIKYYKLTKGPSKLEIIKGSSHGFHIPEAEKKVMELTLNFFKENC from the coding sequence ATGAAAAAAGTTAGTTTCAAAAGTAATGGTTTTAAGCTTGTCGGCATTCTTCATTCACCTTCTAAATCAACAAAAAAAGCAATTATTATGGCTCACGGATTAAAGGTTGATAAAGACGAAGGTGGTATTTTTATTCGAACTGCTAACAAACTAACTCAATTAGGAGTAGCAGTCTTCCGATTTGATTTTAGAGGTTGTGGTGAAAGCGAAGGAAAATTCGCCGATAGAACTATTCGCAGTGATATCCAGGATTTAGCCAATGCCTTCGGATTCATGGAATATGAAGGTTATCAGAAATTCAGTTTATTAGGAGCCAGTTGGGGTGGTGGTATTGGAGTTTTGTTTCTTAAAGATAATCCTAAGTTTATTAAATCATTAGTATTATGGAATCCTGCTCTTGATTATAAAAGCGGAATAAACAAACTTATCATTCCTTATTTAAAAAGGAAAATTATTGAAATGATTAAAAAACGCACTTTTAAGATAAAAGCAGAAAAATTTGATTTCAACAAAAAATTAGTTATCCAGATGATAAAATATAAACCTTATCAAGCTCTCAGACAAATTAGTTGTCCAACTTTAATCATTCATGGCGATAAAGACGAAAAAGTTCCGTTAGAAGACTCAATTAAATACTACAAATTAACCAAAGGTCCATCAAAGCTAGAAATAATTAAAGGTTCCTCACATGGATTCCATATACCAGAGGCCGAAAAGAAAGTAATGGAGCTTACCTTAAACTTCTTCAAAGAAAACTGTTAA
- a CDS encoding 6-pyruvoyl-tetrahydropterin synthase-related protein, with amino-acid sequence MKKENLNKLNKIRNQIPFILVIIIAILAGLALLRPGYFSMHDDVQVMRLYEMERCFQDGQIPCRWVPDMGAGYGHPIYNYHPVFPYYLGMVFRLLGMNFLDVAKILFFLSFLLSGIFMYLLTKEFFGKWAGMVAGVFYVLAPYHAVDVYVRGALTESWAIVFFPLILWGIYKFVKTGKFSFFLTSLFSLTFLFLSHNIMALLFVPIAFVWGFYWLVQTKDWKKIIPLGIVFVWAAGLAAFFILPAFFEKSLVTIEMHTSGYYDFRHHFATVRQLFLDRSWGYGPSRLGPDDDLAFQIGWPHWWLVIITGGIFLYLWWQRKRKLSWSLVFFFFLFAITVFMTHAKSVFIWEAIPLLSFVQFPWRFLALAMFASSFLVGGLVAFSEKKRSQLFLSLVLILLVLVLNLDYFHPEEYYSPLTDQEKLSGEEWRLQSMATLSDYVPKQVEKIPTDLAPTEPWVIAGEAKVRDFNKRSNFWRFTIDVIGDQNSIVEVPVFDFPNWEIFVDSEKVNHQVNPETGLIQVEVPVNKRTVTGWFRNTRLRGIANAISLLSFVCLFFVLAWQERKRN; translated from the coding sequence ATGAAAAAAGAAAACCTAAATAAATTAAATAAAATTAGAAATCAAATTCCTTTCATTTTGGTAATAATCATAGCTATTTTGGCGGGCTTAGCTTTGCTTAGGCCAGGTTATTTTTCGATGCATGATGATGTCCAGGTCATGCGTCTCTATGAGATGGAAAGATGTTTTCAGGATGGCCAAATTCCTTGTCGCTGGGTGCCTGACATGGGGGCTGGTTATGGTCATCCGATTTATAACTATCACCCTGTTTTTCCCTACTATTTAGGCATGGTTTTCCGTTTACTGGGGATGAATTTCCTTGACGTGGCTAAGATTCTTTTTTTCCTAAGTTTTTTGCTATCAGGAATCTTTATGTATCTTCTGACTAAAGAGTTTTTTGGCAAGTGGGCAGGAATGGTAGCTGGTGTCTTTTATGTTCTCGCTCCTTATCACGCGGTTGATGTTTATGTTCGGGGGGCCTTGACCGAATCTTGGGCGATTGTTTTTTTCCCTCTGATTCTCTGGGGAATTTACAAATTTGTTAAGACGGGTAAATTTTCCTTCTTTTTAACCAGTCTTTTTTCTTTGACTTTTTTATTTCTTTCTCACAATATCATGGCCTTGCTTTTTGTTCCCATTGCCTTTGTTTGGGGTTTCTATTGGCTTGTTCAAACAAAAGATTGGAAAAAAATTATTCCTTTAGGCATTGTTTTTGTTTGGGCGGCGGGTCTGGCGGCTTTCTTTATCTTGCCAGCCTTTTTTGAGAAATCGCTGGTGACGATCGAGATGCATACTTCAGGTTATTATGATTTTCGTCATCATTTTGCCACGGTGAGACAGTTATTCTTAGATCGAAGCTGGGGTTATGGTCCTTCTCGGCTTGGGCCTGATGATGATCTTGCCTTTCAAATCGGCTGGCCGCACTGGTGGTTGGTCATTATTACTGGCGGAATTTTTCTTTATCTTTGGTGGCAACGAAAAAGAAAGCTTTCTTGGTCCTTGGTTTTTTTCTTTTTTCTTTTTGCCATCACTGTTTTTATGACTCATGCTAAATCAGTTTTTATTTGGGAAGCAATTCCCCTTTTATCATTCGTCCAATTTCCCTGGCGCTTCTTAGCTTTAGCGATGTTTGCCAGCTCATTCTTAGTTGGCGGCTTAGTCGCCTTTTCGGAAAAGAAAAGAAGCCAATTGTTTTTAAGTCTGGTTTTAATCCTTTTGGTTCTAGTTTTGAATCTGGATTATTTTCATCCGGAAGAATATTATTCACCACTCACTGATCAGGAGAAGCTTTCTGGAGAAGAATGGCGGCTCCAATCAATGGCCACCCTTTCAGATTATGTACCAAAGCAGGTAGAAAAAATTCCCACCGACCTGGCGCCAACAGAACCCTGGGTGATTGCCGGTGAAGCAAAGGTGAGAGATTTTAATAAAAGGTCAAATTTTTGGCGTTTTACCATTGATGTTATCGGTGATCAGAATTCAATTGTTGAAGTGCCTGTTTTCGATTTTCCCAATTGGGAGATTTTTGTTGATTCAGAAAAAGTAAACCACCAAGTTAATCCAGAGACAGGCTTAATTCAAGTTGAGGTGCCGGTCAACAAACGGACCGTCACTGGCTGGTTCAGGAACACAAGATTAAGGGGAATAGCTAATGCTATTAGTCTCTTAAGTTTTGTTTGTTTGTTTTTTGTGCTTGCTTGGCAGGAGAGAAAGAGAAATTAA
- a CDS encoding glycosyltransferase family 2 protein, translating to MKKITIVTVHYKSKDLTLQCLQSINKLKSKGFELETIVVNNNPQEKINDLKKKFPKFIFLETKENLGFAGGYNLGMKKAFDDKADYIFIINNDTILDENLLVHLFKVAEKRKKAGLLSPKIYFAPGHEFHRDRYQESERGKVLWFVGGIVDWQNVLTQHRGVDEVDQGQYDQIEETDYISGCAMLIKRKVIEKIGFLDKKYFAYYEDSDYSVRAKKAGFQLLFVPQAKMWHFNASSSEVGGSLHDYYLTRNRLLFGLRYAPLRAKLALFKWGLSRLLIGRPWQKIGFRDFLINRFGKGSYEA from the coding sequence ATGAAGAAAATTACGATTGTTACGGTTCACTATAAAAGTAAGGATTTAACTCTTCAATGCCTTCAATCAATTAATAAACTGAAAAGCAAAGGTTTTGAGCTGGAAACAATTGTTGTTAATAATAATCCTCAAGAGAAGATTAATGATTTGAAGAAAAAATTTCCTAAGTTTATCTTTTTAGAAACCAAAGAGAATCTCGGTTTTGCTGGCGGTTATAACTTAGGGATGAAAAAAGCTTTTGATGACAAAGCTGATTATATTTTTATTATTAACAACGACACGATTTTAGATGAAAATCTACTAGTTCATCTATTTAAAGTAGCAGAAAAAAGAAAGAAAGCTGGTCTTTTGAGTCCAAAAATCTATTTTGCCCCTGGACATGAGTTTCATCGTGATCGTTATCAAGAGTCAGAGAGAGGCAAGGTTCTTTGGTTTGTTGGAGGCATCGTTGATTGGCAGAACGTTCTGACTCAACATCGCGGCGTTGACGAAGTTGATCAGGGACAATATGACCAAATAGAAGAAACCGATTATATTTCGGGTTGTGCGATGTTAATTAAAAGAAAAGTGATCGAGAAAATTGGCTTTTTAGATAAAAAATATTTTGCTTATTATGAGGATTCTGATTACTCGGTTCGGGCTAAAAAAGCGGGTTTTCAGCTTTTATTCGTTCCTCAAGCAAAAATGTGGCATTTTAATGCCAGTTCAAGTGAGGTTGGCGGCTCTTTACATGATTATTATTTGACTAGAAACCGTCTTTTGTTTGGTCTTCGTTATGCGCCTTTACGAGCTAAATTAGCTTTATTTAAATGGGGGTTGAGCCGTTTGCTTATTGGTCGACCCTGGCAAAAAATTGGTTTCCGTGACTTCTTAATTAATAGATTTGGAAAGGGGAGTTATGAAGCTTAG
- a CDS encoding glycosyltransferase family 4 protein has product MKKAGIFDPYLDTLGGGERYAITVAHCLAKKGWQVDVFWDDRGIGKKLEKRLGIDLKKISFVPNFFKENFFKKMSLMKNYDLLFYVSDGSIPSLFAKKNLLHFQVPFHDVGGRKPLNKVKLKRIKTIICNSQLTKRFIDKEYGVQSQIVYPPVAVKEFKSGEKKNIIFSVGRFSQLIQSKRQDVLIDVFGQIAKELGDWQLILAGGTDIGKDEAFDLLKQKAKKLPVEIIESPPFSELKKLYAQAKIFWTAAGFGVDEEQNPEKVEHFGITTVEAMAAGCVPIVINKGGQPEIVNHQKDGLLWKSKEELIEQTLKVARDNKLRERLAAGAKKRAQVFSQEHFCQEIVKLAQ; this is encoded by the coding sequence ATGAAAAAGGCCGGTATCTTTGATCCCTATTTAGATACTTTGGGTGGTGGGGAACGCTACGCCATAACCGTGGCTCATTGTTTGGCTAAAAAAGGCTGGCAAGTGGATGTTTTTTGGGATGATAGGGGAATAGGGAAGAAGCTGGAAAAGAGATTAGGAATTGATTTAAAAAAAATTAGCTTTGTTCCTAATTTTTTTAAGGAAAATTTCTTTAAAAAGATGTCCTTAATGAAAAACTATGATTTGCTTTTTTATGTTTCTGATGGGAGTATCCCTTCGCTTTTTGCCAAAAAGAACCTTCTTCATTTTCAAGTCCCCTTTCATGATGTTGGCGGAAGGAAGCCTTTGAATAAAGTTAAATTAAAGAGAATTAAGACTATTATTTGCAATTCTCAATTAACCAAAAGATTTATTGATAAGGAATATGGCGTCCAAAGCCAGATTGTCTATCCACCGGTAGCGGTTAAAGAGTTTAAGTCTGGGGAAAAGAAGAATATTATCTTTTCGGTTGGTCGGTTTTCTCAATTAATACAGTCTAAGAGACAAGATGTTTTAATAGATGTTTTTGGCCAGATAGCTAAAGAATTAGGTGATTGGCAGTTGATTTTAGCTGGTGGGACAGATATTGGCAAGGATGAAGCTTTTGATTTACTTAAACAGAAAGCTAAAAAACTGCCAGTCGAAATTATTGAAAGTCCGCCTTTTTCAGAATTAAAAAAGCTTTATGCTCAAGCCAAAATTTTTTGGACAGCGGCTGGTTTTGGTGTTGATGAGGAGCAGAATCCAGAGAAAGTAGAGCATTTTGGGATTACGACGGTTGAGGCCATGGCGGCTGGTTGTGTGCCGATTGTGATTAACAAAGGCGGCCAGCCGGAAATTGTTAATCACCAGAAAGATGGTTTATTATGGAAGAGTAAAGAAGAATTAATTGAGCAGACCTTAAAAGTTGCTAGGGATAATAAATTAAGAGAAAGATTAGCAGCCGGGGCGAAAAAAAGAGCCCAGGTTTTTTCTCAAGAACATTTTTGCCAGGAAATAGTAAAATTAGCTCAATGA
- a CDS encoding glycosyltransferase family 2 protein, which translates to MKLSVIIIARNEEAMIRDCLESVKWTDEIILVDTGSTDKTIEIAKKYKAEIIEVPLKKPDYASWRNKGLEVAKGDWIFYLDADERVTPGLRREIEGLMKKREGSAFAIPRRNFYLGKEVKYGGSWPDYVKRLFKKDKLKEWRGRLHEEPIYEGELSHLKEPMLHLTHRDLSSMVEKTRQWSKIEADLLYQAHHPPVTWWRILRIMVGEFWKRAIRQQGWRDGTVGWIEIIFQMFSRFITYARLWERQQK; encoded by the coding sequence ATGAAGCTTAGCGTTATTATTATTGCTCGGAATGAAGAAGCGATGATTAGAGACTGTTTGGAATCAGTTAAGTGGACTGACGAAATTATTTTGGTTGATACTGGTTCGACTGACAAAACAATAGAAATTGCAAAAAAATATAAAGCAGAGATTATAGAGGTTCCTTTAAAAAAGCCGGATTATGCTAGTTGGAGGAATAAGGGTTTAGAGGTTGCTAAAGGTGATTGGATCTTTTACCTCGATGCTGACGAGCGGGTGACACCTGGATTGAGAAGAGAGATAGAAGGATTAATGAAAAAAAGAGAAGGCAGTGCTTTTGCTATCCCCAGAAGGAATTTTTACCTTGGCAAAGAAGTTAAGTATGGGGGTTCTTGGCCTGATTATGTCAAGAGGTTATTTAAGAAGGACAAACTAAAAGAGTGGCGAGGCAGATTGCATGAAGAGCCAATTTATGAAGGTGAATTAAGTCACTTGAAAGAACCGATGCTTCATCTGACTCACCGAGATTTGTCTTCAATGGTCGAAAAAACCAGACAATGGTCAAAAATCGAAGCAGATTTGCTTTACCAAGCTCATCATCCGCCCGTTACTTGGTGGCGGATTTTAAGAATTATGGTCGGCGAATTTTGGAAACGAGCGATAAGGCAACAGGGCTGGCGAGATGGTACTGTTGGTTGGATTGAAATTATTTTCCAAATGTTTAGTCGTTTTATTACTTATGCCAGATTATGGGAGAGGCAGCAAAAATGA
- a CDS encoding 6-pyruvoyl-tetrahydropterin synthase-related protein, whose amino-acid sequence MKKLKLMKKLKLPLFIFLVLFLAFFSFNSLMRPGYFPMHDDMQPIRVLGIDQCLRDGQIPCRWVPDLGYGYGYPLFIYYPPLAYYLMEVFHLVGFSFLASIKIEFILTFIFSGLAMFLLSRSLWGDFGGLVAAVFYVYAPYRATDIYSRGAVGEFTALVFLPLIFWAILEFVRQKKTKYLIFLALSYGGLLLTHNITSLIFTPVAAFWGLFLLWYYREWKLLPKILGGAILGIGLAGFFILPVVFEKNLVHVESMLSGYFNYLAHFVSLRQLFFSTHWGYGSSVFGPGDDFTFAIGTFHWLFAFLALVFSLRLWKKEKFSFFTLIFLGAVGLASAFLAHQRSTFIWNKISLLAYLQFPWRFLALVIFAFSTMAGAIVSYFKKYSLLVGILLISGVIILNVNYFRPIGWLDITDQDKFSGELWEKQVTASIFDYLPVFAKAPPAGKAPAQPEVIVGEAEVFYFEKGTDWQKGEIKVISEQAKIQLPLFYFPKFELRVDGQETPIDYQNDLGLITFAVAEGEHDFYVKLKRTPIRIIGDFLTLSSLLFIGGWLINEKRKPK is encoded by the coding sequence ATGAAAAAATTAAAACTAATGAAAAAATTAAAACTGCCTCTTTTTATTTTCCTGGTGCTTTTTTTAGCCTTTTTTTCTTTTAATTCTCTGATGAGACCTGGTTATTTTCCGATGCATGACGATATGCAGCCCATCAGGGTTTTAGGGATTGATCAATGTCTTCGGGATGGCCAAATTCCCTGTCGCTGGGTACCTGATTTGGGTTATGGTTATGGCTATCCTCTCTTTATTTATTATCCTCCCTTAGCTTATTATCTGATGGAAGTTTTTCACTTGGTTGGTTTTTCTTTCCTGGCTTCAATTAAGATTGAATTTATTTTGACCTTTATTTTCTCCGGATTAGCCATGTTTTTACTGTCAAGGTCCCTTTGGGGCGATTTTGGCGGGTTAGTGGCGGCTGTTTTTTATGTTTATGCACCCTATCGAGCGACTGACATTTACAGTCGGGGAGCCGTAGGAGAATTTACAGCCCTGGTTTTTTTGCCATTAATTTTTTGGGCGATCCTTGAATTTGTTCGTCAAAAAAAGACGAAATATCTTATCTTTTTGGCTTTGAGTTACGGAGGACTGCTTTTAACTCATAATATTACTTCTTTGATTTTTACACCCGTCGCGGCTTTTTGGGGACTGTTTTTGCTTTGGTATTATCGAGAGTGGAAATTATTGCCCAAAATTCTTGGAGGGGCGATTCTTGGTATCGGCCTGGCTGGTTTTTTTATCTTACCAGTTGTTTTTGAAAAAAATCTTGTTCATGTTGAATCAATGCTTTCCGGCTACTTTAATTATCTGGCTCACTTTGTTTCTCTCCGCCAATTATTCTTTTCGACCCATTGGGGCTATGGTTCGAGCGTCTTTGGGCCTGGCGATGATTTTACTTTTGCGATCGGCACTTTTCATTGGCTTTTTGCTTTTTTAGCTCTTGTTTTTAGTCTTCGACTCTGGAAAAAGGAAAAGTTTTCCTTTTTCACCCTGATTTTTTTAGGAGCGGTCGGGCTTGCCAGTGCTTTTTTAGCTCACCAGCGATCAACTTTTATCTGGAATAAAATTAGCCTTTTAGCCTACCTTCAGTTTCCCTGGCGTTTTTTAGCCTTAGTTATTTTTGCTTTTTCCACGATGGCGGGAGCAATAGTTTCTTATTTTAAAAAATATTCTCTGTTAGTGGGGATTTTATTGATTTCAGGAGTGATCATCTTGAATGTTAACTATTTTAGGCCGATAGGTTGGCTCGATATTACTGACCAAGATAAGTTTTCTGGAGAACTTTGGGAGAAACAAGTAACGGCGAGTATCTTTGATTACTTGCCGGTTTTTGCTAAAGCGCCGCCGGCGGGAAAAGCGCCAGCCCAGCCAGAAGTGATTGTTGGTGAGGCGGAAGTTTTCTATTTTGAAAAGGGGACTGACTGGCAAAAAGGAGAAATTAAGGTTATTTCTGAACAAGCCAAGATTCAATTGCCTTTGTTTTATTTTCCCAAATTTGAATTACGGGTTGATGGTCAAGAAACTCCGATTGACTATCAAAATGATTTGGGGCTAATTACCTTTGCCGTCGCTGAAGGAGAACATGACTTTTATGTCAAACTAAAGAGAACGCCAATCAGAATAATAGGTGATTTTCTTACTTTGTCGAGTCTTTTGTTTATCGGCGGTTGGTTAATCAATGAAAAAAGAAAACCTAAATAA
- a CDS encoding oligosaccharide flippase family protein, whose protein sequence is MEEMIAGMPESALEIDLETVKGRAVKGVVALTGRTFILQIISFLGFFILTVFLNQAEIGLFFAVSELIAILGYFSDIGLAAALIQKKEKPKLADIRSTFTIQQALVLTLVILVFLLTPWLRGFYNISQSGIWLLWALTVGFFLASLKTIPSVLLERKLRFDLLVVVEIVESLLFYGLAVFLAWQGFGVTSYAWAVLARGFVGVILIYLLSPWKIGFAFEKDSLKHLLRFGVPYQTNSFLAVIKDRLMNVFLWKIIGATGVGILGWAQKWAQMPLRFVMDAVIKVTFPAYARMQDDKKELTRAIEKTLFFITLLVFPLVIGLCLVARPLVMIIPRYSKWEIAILALYLYAINSLWGAVTTPLTNALTAIGKIKTVFKLMVMWTILTWIFFPLLALKFGFNGVAAASALVAFSSVVAIWITKQHIKFNFIGSIIKPLIASLIMAVVVFLFESFLAKGLFGLIFSIILGGLVYFGVIYLMVGQQLIIDSQKLIYAIKKKI, encoded by the coding sequence ATGGAAGAAATGATCGCAGGCATGCCCGAAAGCGCTCTGGAGATTGATTTAGAGACAGTTAAGGGACGGGCCGTCAAAGGGGTCGTGGCTCTAACCGGACGGACTTTTATTCTTCAAATTATTTCTTTTCTTGGTTTTTTTATTCTGACTGTTTTTTTAAATCAGGCCGAGATTGGTCTTTTTTTTGCTGTTTCTGAATTAATTGCCATTCTAGGCTATTTTTCTGACATTGGTTTGGCGGCAGCCTTGATTCAGAAAAAAGAGAAGCCGAAATTAGCGGATATTCGGAGTACTTTTACGATTCAACAAGCTCTAGTCTTAACTTTAGTTATTTTGGTTTTCCTCCTCACCCCCTGGTTGCGCGGTTTTTATAATATTAGTCAGTCTGGAATTTGGTTACTTTGGGCTTTGACAGTTGGTTTTTTCCTAGCTTCTTTAAAAACAATTCCTTCGGTTTTGTTAGAAAGAAAGTTAAGATTTGATTTATTAGTTGTCGTCGAAATTGTTGAAAGTTTGCTTTTTTATGGTTTAGCCGTTTTCTTAGCTTGGCAAGGCTTTGGCGTCACCAGTTATGCCTGGGCCGTTTTAGCTCGGGGCTTTGTTGGTGTTATCTTGATTTATTTGCTTTCTCCTTGGAAGATTGGTTTTGCTTTTGAAAAAGATTCTTTAAAACATCTGCTTCGCTTTGGTGTTCCTTATCAGACCAACTCTTTTTTAGCCGTGATTAAAGATCGTTTAATGAATGTTTTTCTTTGGAAGATTATCGGGGCGACTGGTGTTGGTATCCTTGGCTGGGCGCAAAAGTGGGCCCAAATGCCCCTTCGTTTTGTGATGGATGCGGTTATTAAAGTTACTTTTCCCGCTTATGCCCGAATGCAAGATGACAAGAAAGAGTTAACTCGGGCAATTGAAAAAACCTTGTTTTTTATTACCCTCTTAGTTTTTCCTTTAGTGATTGGTCTTTGTTTGGTAGCCCGGCCTTTGGTGATGATTATACCTCGTTACAGTAAGTGGGAAATAGCGATCTTGGCTTTGTATCTTTACGCCATTAACAGTCTTTGGGGAGCGGTGACGACACCTCTGACCAATGCTTTGACGGCGATTGGCAAGATTAAAACCGTTTTTAAATTAATGGTCATGTGGACAATTTTAACTTGGATTTTCTTTCCTCTTTTAGCACTTAAGTTTGGTTTTAACGGCGTCGCCGCGGCCTCGGCTCTGGTTGCCTTTAGTTCGGTGGTGGCGATTTGGATTACCAAGCAACATATTAAATTTAATTTTATTGGTTCGATTATCAAACCTTTAATCGCCAGTTTAATCATGGCAGTCGTTGTTTTCCTTTTTGAATCATTCTTAGCTAAAGGTCTTTTTGGTCTGATTTTTTCTATTATCTTAGGCGGCTTAGTTTATTTTGGGGTTATTTATCTAATGGTCGGCCAGCAATTGATTATTGATAGTCAGAAATTAATCTATGCAATTAAAAAGAAAATCTAA
- a CDS encoding glycosyltransferase family 2 protein: MSISVVIVAYNEEKNIRRCLDSVKWADEMIVVDTESIDKTAAIAKKLGAKVFSHPYPRYVEPVRNFSIAKAKGNWFLILDADEEVPPLLAKTLKRLATKPQGASFFRLPRKNIIFGKWIKHSRWWPDWNIRFFKKGAVEWSDKIHSIPLTRGKGKDLEAKESQAIVHYHYQSISQYLERVNRYTDIQLEGLVESGYKFQWPDLIKKPTGEFLSRFFAGEGYKDGLHGLVLALLQAFSEFILYLKIWEKQGFKAEELPLQDFVSEMKALGKETAYWWTTTAIKELKNPLKKLQLRVKRKLS; the protein is encoded by the coding sequence ATGTCAATTTCGGTGGTTATTGTTGCTTATAACGAAGAAAAAAATATTAGACGCTGTCTTGATTCAGTTAAATGGGCGGATGAAATGATTGTGGTCGATACTGAATCAATCGATAAGACAGCGGCGATCGCCAAGAAGCTTGGGGCCAAGGTTTTTTCTCATCCTTATCCTCGCTATGTTGAACCCGTTAGAAATTTTTCTATTGCCAAGGCGAAAGGGAATTGGTTTCTTATCCTCGATGCTGATGAAGAAGTGCCTCCTTTACTAGCCAAGACGCTAAAAAGATTAGCGACCAAGCCTCAAGGAGCGAGTTTCTTCCGTTTGCCCAGAAAAAACATTATTTTTGGTAAATGGATTAAACATTCTCGTTGGTGGCCGGATTGGAATATTCGTTTTTTCAAAAAAGGCGCGGTTGAATGGTCTGATAAGATTCATAGTATTCCCCTGACCAGAGGTAAGGGGAAAGATTTAGAAGCTAAAGAAAGCCAAGCGATTGTTCACTATCACTATCAATCAATTTCCCAGTATTTAGAGAGAGTTAATCGTTATACTGATATTCAACTTGAGGGGTTAGTTGAATCTGGTTATAAATTTCAATGGCCGGATCTAATTAAGAAACCAACAGGTGAATTTTTGAGCCGTTTTTTTGCGGGTGAAGGTTACAAAGATGGTCTCCATGGTTTGGTTTTGGCTTTGCTCCAAGCTTTTTCCGAGTTTATCTTGTATCTCAAAATTTGGGAAAAACAAGGTTTTAAAGCCGAAGAACTGCCTTTGCAAGATTTTGTTAGTGAAATGAAGGCTCTGGGTAAGGAAACAGCCTATTGGTGGACAACCACCGCCATAAAAGAGCTCAAGAATCCCCTGAAAAAGCTTCAGCTAAGAGTTAAACGCAAATTAAGTTAA